A genomic region of Solanum dulcamara chromosome 2, daSolDulc1.2, whole genome shotgun sequence contains the following coding sequences:
- the LOC129880825 gene encoding LOW QUALITY PROTEIN: uncharacterized protein LOC129880825 (The sequence of the model RefSeq protein was modified relative to this genomic sequence to represent the inferred CDS: inserted 1 base in 1 codon; deleted 1 base in 1 codon), translating to MDTAGLXRPNPPQPDTVTTSIDDPLNNPYTSLNAICHDLSDLQDLATRGAWKSILDKVGHARSLNLLAKPHEHLTYLTFNVLALTKLRRPVDANQELETLLDGEDFNTPQFHYQNYPNHYPNMKGNFVPFALRWLHAYLPYSLGQRMKSLDRLYTLFDFIRSKKLTVLTNPSKDLWKRREILVLNTIISHHLSQKDFKLCLCLLNELIEICGDDDPNVLSKLGYVKMQYGDLEGAKKAFSAVEGMIGSESEVGLKNLVSRSKALMYIVEKDYVSAVREYEECIERDGMDMVAMNNKALCLMYSRDLSDAIKVLENALERVPTVALNETLVVNLCSMYELAYVNHADIKKTLNNWIARVAPDDFDSSCTRT from the exons ATGGACACCGCCGGAT CACGACCAAATCCACCACAACCCGATACCGTCACCACTTCCATTGACGATCCACTAAACAATCCATACACCTCCTTAAACGCCATCTGCCATGACCTCTCCGATCTCCAAGACCTAGCCACCCGCGGCGCGTGGAAGTCAATCCTTGACAAAGTCGGCCACGCGAGGTCGCTCAACCTCCTCGCTAAACCTCACGAACACCTCACCTACCTCACTTTCAACGTCTTAGCACTCACCAAGCTCCGCCGC CCCGTCGATGCTAATCAAGAGCTCGAAACCCTCCTCGATGGCGAAGATTTCAACACCCCACAATTCCATTACCAAAATTACCCTAATCATTACCCCAATATGAAGGGCAATTTTGTCCCCTTTGCTCTCCGTTGGCTCCATGCTTATCTTCCCTACTCTCTCGGTCAGCGGATGAAATCACTCGACAGGTTATATACACTTTTTGATTTTATTCGATCGAAAAAACTTACAGTTTTGACTAACCCTAGTAAAGATTTGTGGAAAAGAAGGGAGATTTTGGTGTTGAATACGATAATTAGTCATCATTTGAGTCAAAAAGATTTCAAATTGTGTTTATGTTTGTTGAATGAGCTGATTGAAATATGTGGGGATGATGATCCGAACGTGTTGTCGAAATTAGGATATGTGAAAATGCAGTATGGAGATTTGGAGGGTGCGAAAAAGGCGTTTAGCGCGGTGGAGGGAATGATAGGGAGTGAAAGTGAAGTGGGGTTGAAGAATTTGGTGAGTAGGAGTAAGGCATTGATGTATATAGTGGAGAAGGATTATGTATCTGCTGTAAGGGAGTATGAAGAGTGTATCGAGAGGGATGGAATGGATATGGTGGCTATGAATAATAAGGCTTTGTGTTTGATGTATTCGAGGGATTTATCGGATGCTATTAAGGTGTTGGAGAATGCTTTGGAGAGGGTTCCGACTGTTGCATTGAATGAGACTCTTGTGGTGAATTTGTGTAGTATGTATGAATTGGCTTACGTTAATCATGCTGATATTAAGAAGACACTTAACAATTGGATTGCTAGAGTTGCTCCAGATGATTTTGACTCGTCTTGTACTCGGACATGA
- the LOC129877544 gene encoding agamous-like MADS-box protein AGL5, with amino-acid sequence MGRSKLPLLKIESLTNRQVTFSKRRNGILKKVYELSVLCDVDVAIIMFSPSGRLTHYSRKRRIEDILSELISLPDSERGFYINNKESVLWNLRKIEIEDKFCDIERINPAYINANDTTKKIQDEINGLHCKLDEAEGLLRIFEPDTQRITPLHELDLCEKRLQVALNQVRQRMEQLSSNHTSSYEDNMEQINALLQHIDNTQVHEKPPYDLWLELEDYNCQYNHDNNNINSPLYAASETSSISQSSMNLPSPTTYDTMSQTSISGETYHKEGTFNSQNNENFKQSQHSTRNFPTLTLQTSFKFAKPEMSQTSLEGSFSCLIDENLKQSQCSNRVFPAITPLQTSFSFAKAEMETPTSALRPLAPYLQAEATTSSCNNQEGNHETSWFQPKVKKSKHHHSI; translated from the exons ATGGGAAGAAGTAAGTTGCCATTGTTAAAGATAGAGAGTTTGACAAATAGACAAGTCACATTTAGCAAGAGAAGAAATGGAATTCTCaaaaaagtttatgaattatctGTTTTATGTGACGTAGATGTTgctataattatgttctctcctTCTGGTCGTCTCACACATTATTCACGTAAAAGAAG AATTGAAGATATTCTTTCTGAGCTTATCAGTCTCCCAGACAGTGAAAGAggatt CTACATCAATAATAAAGAG TCTGTACTTTGGAACTTAAGGAAGATTGAAATTGAAGATAAATTCTGCGATATTGAAAG gataAATCCTGCATACATCAACGCAAATGACACGACAAAG aaaattcaagaTGAAATCAATGGCTTACATTGTAAACTCGATGAGGCTGAGGGATTATTAAG AATATTTGAACCAGATACACAAAGAATTACACCACTTCATGAGCTTGATTTGTGTGAAAAACGTCTTCAAGTTGCATTGAACCAAGTTAGACAAAGAATG GAACAACTTTCCAGCAATCATACATCCAGTTATGAAGATAATATGGAG CAAATAAATGCACTCCTTCAACACATAGACAACACACAAGTTCATGAGAAACCCCCTTATGACTTATGGCTAGAGCTTGAAGATTATAATTGTCAATATAATCATGACAATAACAATATTAATAGTCCTCTCTATGCTGCCTCAGAAACatcttcaatttctcaaag TTCTATGAACCTTCCATCCCCAACTACTTATGATACAATGTCCCAAACAAGTATAAGTGGTGAGACTTATCATAAAGAAGGGACAtttaattctcaaaataatgaGAACTTTAAGCAATCACAACATTCAACAAGGAACTTCCCAACTCTCACTTTACAAACTTCATTCAAATTTGCCAAG CCTGAAATGTCCCAAACAAGTTTAGAAGGAAGTTTTAGTTGCCTAATTGATGAAAATTTGAAGCAATCACAATGTTCAAATAGGGTCTTCCCAGCTATCACTCCATTACAAACTTCATTCTCATTTGCCAAG GCTGAAATGGAAACTCCAACCTCAGCATTACGACCATTGGCACCATATCTACAGGCTGAAGCAACAACATCTTCTTGCAATAATCAAGAAGGGAATCATGAAACCTCTTGGTTTCAGCCCAAAGTGAAAAAGTCCAAgcatcatcattcaatctgA
- the LOC129880827 gene encoding uncharacterized protein LOC129880827: MDTAGLHDPNPPQPDTVTTSIDDPLNNPYTSLNAICHDLSDLQDLATRGAWKSILDKVGHARSLNLLAKPHEHLTYLTFNVLALTKLRRPVDANQELETLLDGEDFNTPQFHYQNYPNHYPNMKGNFVPFALRWLHAYLPYSLGQRMKSLDRLYTLFDFIRSKKLTVLTNPSKDLWKRREILVLNTIISHHLSQKDFKLCLCLLNELIEICGDDDPNVLSKLGYVKMQYGDLEGAKKAFSAVEGMIGSESEVGLKNLVSRSKALMYIVEKDYVSAVREYEECIERDGMDMVAMNNKALCLMYSRDLSDAIKVLENALERVPTVALNETLVVNLCSMYELAYVNHADIKKTLNNWIARVAPDDFDSSCTRT; this comes from the coding sequence ATGGACACCGCCGGATTACACGACCCAAATCCACCACAACCCGATACCGTCACCACTTCCATTGACGATCCACTAAACAATCCATACACCTCCTTAAACGCCATCTGCCATGACCTCTCCGATCTCCAAGACCTAGCCACCCGCGGCGCGTGGAAGTCAATCCTTGACAAAGTCGGCCACGCGAGGTCGCTCAACCTCCTCGCTAAACCTCACGAACACCTCACCTACCTCACTTTCAACGTCTTAGCACTCACCAAGCTCCGCCGCCCCGTCGATGCTAATCAAGAGCTCGAAACCCTCCTCGATGGCGAAGATTTCAACACCCCACAATTCCATTACCAAAATTACCCTAATCATTACCCCAATATGAAGGGCAATTTTGTCCCCTTTGCTCTCCGTTGGCTCCATGCTTATCTTCCCTACTCTCTCGGTCAGCGGATGAAATCACTCGACAGGTTATATACACTTTTTGATTTTATTCGATCGAAAAAACTTACAGTTTTGACTAACCCTAGTAAAGATTTGTGGAAAAGAAGGGAGATTTTGGTGTTGAATACGATAATTAGTCATCATTTGAGTCAAAAAGATTTCAAATTGTGTTTATGTTTGTTGAATGAGCTGATTGAAATATGTGGGGATGATGATCCGAACGTGTTGTCGAAATTAGGATATGTGAAAATGCAGTATGGAGATTTGGAGGGTGCGAAAAAGGCGTTTAGCGCGGTGGAGGGAATGATAGGGAGTGAAAGTGAAGTGGGGTTGAAGAATTTGGTGAGTAGGAGTAAGGCATTGATGTATATAGTGGAGAAGGATTATGTATCTGCTGTAAGGGAGTATGAAGAGTGTATCGAGAGGGATGGAATGGATATGGTGGCTATGAATAATAAGGCTTTGTGTTTGATGTATTCGAGGGATTTATCGGATGCTATTAAGGTGTTGGAGAATGCTTTGGAGAGGGTTCCGACTGTTGCATTGAATGAGACTCTTGTGGTGAATTTGTGTAGTATGTATGAATTGGCTTACGTTAATCATGCTGATATTAAGAAGACACTTAACAATTGGATTGCTAGAGTTGCTCCAGATGATTTTGACTCGTCTTGTACTCGGACATGA